The Thermoleophilum album genome contains a region encoding:
- a CDS encoding glycosyltransferase: MGAELFRIAQVTPYPWEHDHEVNRWVDRVSAELAGRGHRVLIVAPSDSPELVRAGRKRIAALAAGADPLDAPVTLLAVGHSIPFRRGGSVALPVDVSRKIERLFQLLELDFVHVHEPFAPSASSAALRHSRALTVATFHSATERFLSTQLARPLVRLLFKRLDGRIASFRTTRELVSRFFPGEYELVLPGADSASESTTDSYPRGSCVIGYLAEEEPAALRLFMRALRRLPEELDWEAWIRIPAGTVPALPLSKRLRRRVRLLGSGEIEERELLQEASVIVAASGGTLPRPGVVLQALATGCVPVVARIPLYEECVGDGERGLLFQPRDVATLANQLERLLADPELCQRLRRAAEPFRRTLDWRRVATDVERVYRRIAAHRRPVTVDPALRRRLARRPIVDVDLHMHTDHSPDCATPVEALLRRAEQVGLGAIAVTDHNEISGALEARERANGRVQVIVGEEIKTAEQGEVIGLFIERKIPRGLTLAETIREIRKQGGIVYVPHPFDRMHAVPDYEHLLSVIDEIDAIEVFNARVALSAFNEEAARFAAKYRIPAGAGSDSHVLQGLGSVRVRMRAFDGPEEFLASLREAEIVRGRRSLVYVQALKFLQTRAGITPRRHAHPRPAARKTKLEQE, from the coding sequence GTGGGCGCGGAGCTCTTCCGCATCGCTCAGGTAACGCCCTACCCGTGGGAGCACGACCACGAGGTCAACCGCTGGGTCGACCGCGTGTCCGCGGAACTCGCCGGGCGCGGACATCGCGTGCTGATCGTCGCGCCCTCCGATTCGCCGGAGCTAGTGCGCGCCGGTCGCAAGCGGATCGCCGCGCTCGCGGCCGGTGCCGACCCGCTCGACGCGCCGGTCACGCTGCTGGCGGTCGGTCACAGCATCCCGTTCCGGCGTGGCGGCTCGGTCGCCTTACCGGTCGACGTCTCGCGCAAGATCGAGCGTTTGTTCCAGCTCTTGGAGCTCGATTTCGTGCACGTCCACGAGCCCTTCGCACCGAGCGCATCGTCGGCGGCGCTGCGGCACTCGCGGGCGTTAACGGTCGCCACCTTCCACTCAGCGACCGAGCGGTTCCTCTCCACGCAGCTCGCGCGACCGCTGGTACGGCTTTTGTTCAAGCGCCTCGACGGGCGGATCGCCAGTTTTCGCACCACCCGAGAGCTCGTCTCCCGCTTTTTCCCGGGGGAGTACGAGCTGGTGCTACCAGGCGCTGACAGCGCCAGCGAGTCGACCACCGACAGCTATCCCCGCGGGAGTTGCGTGATCGGCTATCTCGCCGAGGAGGAGCCGGCCGCGTTGCGTCTCTTTATGCGGGCTCTGCGGCGTCTGCCGGAGGAACTCGACTGGGAGGCATGGATTCGCATCCCCGCCGGCACGGTTCCAGCCCTGCCGCTGTCGAAGCGGCTGCGCCGGCGTGTGCGCCTGTTGGGCAGCGGCGAGATCGAAGAGCGCGAGCTACTCCAGGAGGCTTCGGTGATCGTCGCGGCCTCCGGTGGAACGCTGCCGCGGCCCGGGGTCGTCCTCCAGGCACTCGCCACCGGTTGCGTGCCGGTCGTCGCTCGCATACCCCTCTACGAGGAGTGCGTGGGGGACGGCGAGCGCGGCCTTTTGTTCCAGCCTCGCGACGTCGCCACCCTCGCCAACCAGCTCGAGCGCCTGCTCGCGGACCCCGAGCTGTGCCAGCGTCTCCGGCGCGCGGCTGAACCTTTCCGACGGACGCTCGATTGGCGGCGCGTCGCAACCGACGTCGAACGGGTCTACCGGCGGATCGCAGCCCACCGACGACCGGTCACGGTCGATCCGGCGTTGCGGCGTCGGCTCGCTCGTCGCCCAATCGTCGACGTCGATCTCCACATGCACACCGACCATTCGCCCGACTGTGCGACGCCGGTAGAAGCGCTCCTGCGTCGCGCCGAGCAGGTCGGCCTCGGGGCAATCGCGGTGACCGACCACAACGAGATCTCTGGTGCACTGGAAGCGCGTGAGCGGGCGAACGGCCGGGTTCAGGTAATCGTCGGCGAGGAGATCAAGACGGCCGAGCAGGGCGAAGTGATCGGACTGTTCATCGAGCGCAAGATCCCGCGGGGCCTGACGCTCGCCGAAACGATCAGGGAAATTCGTAAGCAAGGCGGGATCGTCTATGTGCCGCATCCCTTCGACCGCATGCATGCGGTACCCGACTACGAACATTTGCTCTCGGTGATCGACGAGATCGACGCGATCGAGGTGTTCAACGCTCGCGTCGCCCTATCCGCCTTCAACGAGGAGGCCGCGCGCTTCGCCGCGAAATACCGGATTCCCGCCGGAGCAGGGTCCGACAGCCACGTCTTGCAGGGGCTCGGTTCGGTACGCGTGCGAATGCGCGCGTTCGACGGTCCCGAAGAGTTCTTGGCATCGCTGCGCGAGGCCGAGATCGTGCGCGGTCGACGCAGCCTGGTGTACGTGCAGGCGCTCAAGTTCCTGCAAACACGAGCGGGGATCACGCCTCGCCGGCACGCCCACCCGCGACCGGCCGCTCGAAAAACCAAGCTGGAACAGGAGTGA
- a CDS encoding inositol-3-phosphate synthase, which translates to MSGSTSGNGASRYQTEKVRVAIVGVGNCASSFVQGVHYYRDADPAQRVPGLMHVDLGGYHVRDIEFTAAFDIDAEKVGKDLGEAIWAGQNNTIKFCDVPKLGVPVYRGMTHDGLGKYLKEKIRKAPGDTADIVGILRETKTDVVVSYLPVGAEQATKWYVEQVLEAGCAFVNCIPVFIAKERYWADRFRKAGLPIIGDDIKSQVGATIVHRTLARLFQDRGVRLARTSQLNVGGNMDFYNMLERERLESKKISKTQAVTSLLDEELSPEDVYIGPSDYVPWLKDRKWAHIRLEGEAFGGVPLTIEAKLEVWDSPNSAGIVIDAVRCAKLALNHGVGGPLIGPSAYFMKSPPEQYPDPVAKELTEEFIKQYGGAPKLPPTSALPAAERAATS; encoded by the coding sequence GTGAGCGGATCGACTAGCGGCAACGGGGCTTCGCGCTACCAAACCGAGAAGGTGCGCGTGGCGATCGTCGGCGTGGGGAACTGCGCCTCGTCGTTCGTGCAAGGCGTCCACTACTACCGCGATGCTGATCCGGCGCAGCGCGTTCCGGGGCTCATGCACGTCGACCTCGGCGGCTACCACGTCCGCGACATCGAGTTCACAGCCGCCTTCGACATCGACGCCGAGAAGGTCGGAAAGGACCTCGGGGAAGCGATCTGGGCAGGGCAGAACAACACGATCAAGTTCTGCGACGTCCCGAAGCTCGGTGTGCCCGTCTACCGCGGCATGACGCACGACGGGCTCGGCAAGTACCTGAAGGAGAAGATCCGCAAGGCGCCGGGCGATACCGCGGACATCGTCGGCATCCTGCGGGAGACGAAGACGGATGTCGTCGTCTCGTACTTGCCGGTCGGCGCGGAACAGGCGACGAAGTGGTACGTCGAGCAGGTACTGGAGGCGGGCTGCGCGTTCGTCAACTGCATTCCCGTCTTCATCGCCAAGGAGCGCTACTGGGCGGATCGCTTCCGCAAGGCCGGCTTGCCGATCATCGGCGATGACATCAAGTCGCAGGTCGGTGCGACGATCGTCCACCGCACGCTCGCGCGCCTGTTCCAGGACCGCGGCGTCCGTCTCGCCCGCACGTCGCAGCTCAACGTGGGCGGGAACATGGACTTCTACAACATGCTCGAGCGGGAGCGGCTCGAGTCGAAGAAGATCTCCAAGACTCAGGCCGTGACCTCACTGCTCGACGAGGAGCTCTCGCCGGAAGACGTCTACATCGGTCCTTCCGACTACGTGCCGTGGCTCAAGGACCGCAAGTGGGCACACATCCGCCTCGAGGGCGAGGCGTTCGGCGGCGTGCCGCTGACGATCGAGGCGAAGCTCGAGGTCTGGGACTCGCCGAACTCGGCGGGCATCGTGATCGACGCGGTTCGCTGCGCGAAGCTTGCGCTCAACCACGGCGTTGGTGGACCACTGATCGGGCCCTCGGCCTACTTCATGAAGTCGCCGCCCGAGCAGTACCCCGATCCGGTGGCAAAGGAGCTGACCGAGGAGTTCATCAAGCAGTACGGGGGCGCACCGAAGCTGCCGCCGACCAGCGCGTTGCCGGCGGCCGAGCGCGCGGCGACCTCCTGA
- a CDS encoding CDP-alcohol phosphatidyltransferase family protein produces the protein MRARARDRLIESRLTPNAISLTGFALNLVAAGLVLAEAFVLAALAFAVGSLMDMLDGRYSRMSGKGTPFGAFLDSTLDRIEEGVVLAAVAAYFAHAGRPAAAGATVLAVVGSYMVSYTRARAEALGVECKVGVATRPVRVVILTAGLLLAEGAGVLHLKLLEPAVYLLAGITVVTTLQRVLHVRRELA, from the coding sequence GTGCGAGCGCGCGCCCGCGATCGCCTGATCGAGTCGCGCCTCACACCGAACGCGATCTCGCTTACCGGCTTCGCGCTCAACCTCGTAGCCGCCGGGCTGGTGTTGGCCGAGGCGTTTGTGCTCGCGGCACTTGCTTTCGCCGTCGGCTCGCTGATGGACATGCTCGACGGTCGCTACTCCCGAATGTCGGGCAAGGGCACGCCGTTCGGCGCGTTCCTCGATTCGACGCTGGATCGCATCGAGGAGGGCGTGGTGCTGGCCGCGGTGGCGGCCTACTTCGCGCACGCGGGGCGCCCCGCGGCGGCGGGTGCGACGGTGCTCGCGGTGGTGGGTTCCTACATGGTCTCCTACACCAGGGCCCGCGCCGAGGCGTTGGGCGTCGAATGCAAGGTAGGTGTGGCGACACGACCGGTTCGGGTAGTGATCCTGACGGCCGGCCTACTCCTCGCCGAAGGCGCCGGTGTGCTTCACTTGAAGCTACTCGAGCCGGCCGTCTACCTTCTGGCCGGTATCACCGTCGTGACCACCCTCCAGCGCGTGCTGCACGTGCGGAGGGAACTCGCCTGA
- the rlmD gene encoding 23S rRNA (uracil(1939)-C(5))-methyltransferase RlmD, with the protein MFEEREPIGPGQPAVEQSVSEDRGRRQGAKSGPRRGDELELAVEALAFGGAGVARIGEGGFVVFVRGGVPGDLVRARVVRRKRSFAEAELVEVLRPSPDRVEPLAAHPGAPWQVIRYEVQLRWKELQVRDALERLGGFDQPPLEPIVPAHQRLRYRNKLEYSFGSDRDGRLVLGFHRRGRFDEIEGVERDILASERVDELRRATVEWAREAGHEAYDRRAHRGVLRNLVVREGRRTGDLSVRLVSSPAELDVAGLAARLRATGVLWTRTQALAEVTDVGSTELVAGRPWIEEQLCGLRFRISPDSFFQTNTEMAEELYRVVLEYAELDGSETVLDLFCGTGTIGLTMALEAREVLGLELDERAVADAIQNAKLNAIDNARFFCGDVADALPELVVEATRRPSVAVVDPPRAGLSRRMLEHLVRIGAERIVYVSCNPTTLAPNARLLCESGYELERVRPVDMFPQTPHIECVALLRRRTPVPPSPASSR; encoded by the coding sequence GTGTTCGAGGAGCGTGAACCCATTGGGCCTGGTCAGCCCGCGGTCGAGCAGTCGGTAAGCGAAGATCGCGGCCGCCGACAAGGAGCGAAAAGCGGGCCACGCCGCGGCGACGAACTCGAGCTCGCAGTCGAAGCACTCGCTTTCGGTGGCGCGGGCGTTGCCCGCATCGGCGAGGGCGGTTTCGTCGTGTTCGTGCGCGGCGGCGTACCGGGCGACCTGGTCCGGGCGCGCGTGGTGCGGCGCAAGCGCTCGTTCGCCGAGGCCGAGCTTGTGGAAGTGCTGCGACCCTCGCCCGATCGTGTCGAGCCGCTGGCGGCGCATCCGGGTGCTCCCTGGCAGGTGATTCGCTACGAAGTGCAGCTGCGCTGGAAAGAGCTACAGGTGCGCGACGCGCTCGAGCGGCTCGGCGGTTTCGACCAGCCGCCGCTCGAGCCGATCGTTCCGGCACACCAGCGCCTCCGCTACCGCAACAAGCTGGAGTACTCGTTCGGCAGCGACCGCGACGGACGTTTGGTGCTCGGCTTTCACCGGCGCGGTCGCTTCGACGAGATCGAAGGGGTCGAGCGCGACATACTCGCCTCCGAGCGCGTCGACGAGCTCCGTAGGGCGACCGTCGAATGGGCGCGCGAGGCTGGTCACGAGGCCTACGACCGGCGCGCCCACCGAGGCGTATTGCGAAACCTTGTGGTTCGCGAAGGGCGCCGAACAGGGGACCTCTCGGTGCGACTAGTGAGTTCTCCGGCCGAGCTCGATGTCGCCGGCCTCGCTGCACGGCTGCGTGCGACCGGCGTGCTGTGGACGCGCACCCAGGCGCTCGCCGAGGTCACCGATGTCGGGTCGACCGAGCTCGTCGCCGGTCGGCCGTGGATCGAGGAGCAGCTGTGTGGCTTGCGTTTTCGGATATCGCCCGATTCGTTCTTCCAGACCAACACCGAAATGGCCGAAGAGCTGTACCGAGTCGTGCTCGAGTACGCCGAGCTCGACGGCAGCGAAACGGTTCTCGACCTCTTCTGCGGTACCGGCACGATCGGGCTGACGATGGCCCTCGAAGCACGCGAGGTGCTCGGTCTCGAGCTCGACGAGCGAGCCGTCGCCGATGCCATCCAGAACGCCAAGTTGAACGCCATCGACAACGCCCGCTTTTTCTGTGGCGATGTGGCTGATGCGCTGCCGGAGCTCGTCGTCGAGGCGACCAGGCGGCCGTCGGTAGCGGTGGTCGATCCGCCGCGTGCGGGGCTCTCGCGGCGGATGTTGGAGCACCTTGTGAGGATCGGCGCCGAGCGCATCGTCTACGTCTCCTGCAATCCGACGACCCTCGCTCCTAACGCGCGACTGCTGTGCGAGAGCGGCTACGAGCTCGAGCGCGTTAGACCGGTCGACATGTTTCCGCAAACTCCGCACATCGAGTGCGTGGCGTTGCTGCGCCGACGCACGCCCGTTCCACCGTCGCCGGCCAGCTCGCGCTGA
- a CDS encoding uracil-DNA glycosylase family protein, whose protein sequence is MPATDDEIKEKYLERAIRELNRFNRELYECQRCPRGPLMPVIGSGHPLADIFLLKYAPRQAEIEEGVAFYGRAGAALLKSFRRLGIDPLAVYGTVVVKCPVPDTELSDRDCRARLIEEIAIVQPRMVVVMGELALRELNALELPLAEPLEPNFGEIQTLTPSCEALFVPDIDNSLDDERAKRSFWRAFRKLGEWWADFPPY, encoded by the coding sequence ATGCCCGCCACCGACGACGAGATCAAGGAGAAGTACCTCGAGCGGGCAATCCGTGAGCTGAACCGCTTTAACCGCGAGCTCTACGAGTGCCAACGCTGTCCGCGCGGACCGCTAATGCCCGTGATCGGCTCGGGGCACCCGCTCGCCGACATCTTTCTCCTTAAGTACGCGCCCCGCCAGGCCGAGATCGAGGAGGGCGTCGCCTTCTACGGGCGCGCGGGGGCCGCCTTGCTGAAGAGTTTTCGGCGCCTTGGGATCGACCCGCTCGCGGTGTATGGGACGGTGGTGGTGAAGTGCCCGGTACCGGACACTGAGCTGTCTGATCGCGACTGCCGAGCGCGCCTCATTGAGGAGATCGCGATCGTGCAGCCGCGCATGGTCGTCGTGATGGGCGAGCTCGCGCTGCGCGAGCTGAACGCTCTGGAGCTACCGCTAGCGGAACCGCTAGAGCCGAACTTCGGGGAAATCCAGACGCTTACGCCGAGCTGTGAGGCGCTGTTCGTGCCAGACATCGACAACTCGCTCGACGACGAGCGCGCCAAGCGCTCGTTTTGGCGGGCGTTCCGCAAGCTCGGTGAGTGGTGGGCGGACTTCCCGCCCTACTGA
- a CDS encoding phosphatase PAP2 family protein translates to MRLGGSNPRLQQRIEQARIELARVWRASAGWLPHGWGDALLQLALFAGAYYAYRLVRGHVDGEVARAFANARAIVDFERALGLFFEPGLQAWASSHRWIVEAASAMYVNSHFVVTTTFLIWLYIARNEAFYFVRNMFVVAMALALVGYALLPTAPPRFMPEWGFVDTVADVFGETAQRSASALYNPFAAIPSMHVAFALMIGIPGALLVRNRLLKVVWGLYPLLVTLVVLVTGNHFWLDAALGALVALVSALVARAALARARPDAWGWQTDPARAVS, encoded by the coding sequence GTGCGCCTTGGCGGTTCAAACCCTCGGCTCCAACAGCGCATCGAGCAGGCGCGTATTGAGCTCGCGCGCGTGTGGCGGGCGAGTGCCGGTTGGCTGCCACACGGCTGGGGCGATGCGCTCCTGCAGCTTGCCCTGTTCGCCGGCGCCTATTACGCGTACCGATTGGTGCGTGGCCACGTCGACGGCGAGGTGGCGCGCGCCTTCGCTAACGCCCGCGCGATCGTGGATTTCGAGCGCGCGCTCGGACTGTTCTTCGAGCCCGGACTACAGGCGTGGGCGAGCAGTCACCGGTGGATCGTCGAGGCCGCCAGCGCGATGTACGTGAACTCCCACTTCGTGGTCACAACGACCTTTTTGATCTGGCTCTACATCGCTCGCAACGAAGCCTTCTACTTCGTCCGCAACATGTTCGTGGTCGCGATGGCGCTGGCGCTGGTCGGCTACGCCCTGCTGCCCACCGCTCCACCCCGATTCATGCCGGAATGGGGGTTCGTCGACACCGTCGCGGACGTCTTCGGTGAGACCGCTCAACGCAGTGCTAGCGCCCTCTACAACCCGTTCGCGGCGATTCCCTCAATGCACGTCGCGTTCGCCCTGATGATCGGGATACCGGGAGCCTTGCTGGTCCGTAACCGCCTGCTGAAAGTGGTCTGGGGGCTGTACCCGCTGCTCGTCACGCTGGTCGTGCTGGTCACCGGTAACCACTTCTGGCTCGACGCTGCCCTGGGCGCTTTGGTGGCGCTGGTGTCTGCGCTCGTTGCCCGCGCGGCGCTCGCCCGCGCCCGCCCCGACGCGTGGGGCTGGCAAACCGATCCAGCGAGGGCGGTTTCCTGA